The segment AGCATCTCATTTAGATAGTTTGGACGATCTCCCAATTCCCAAACATACCATAGCTTGATAATTGGATGTATTAAAGTGACAAGCTTTGAGTAAACATTAATATCCTAAATTCAAGCATCTCAATGGCAAGCATTTGGCAGTGAGTCAACAGAAACCATTATTGACCAAAATATACTTGCATGCCAATTGCTGAATACTTTTATCAACTTTAACACTTGGATTACAAATTTTGTTTCAAGTCCTCacattttaatatttatttatactTTTTCAAATGGCTTCAGATGGTGACATGACCAAAACCAAAGTTATAAATCTTGGAAAGATACAAACATTGTATcttataaatttattttgaaataATCTTGGTCCCAAATTTAGTTTGTAGTTCTCATATATTTAAATAACCAAAATTAGTTTATAGTTCTCacatattaaaataaaaaaattttaaaatgccctcggatggagaaacaaaAAAATCAAAAGTTGTAGatgtcaaagagctacaactttttacttgataattttttcattcgAAATTAGTTATCCAAGAAAAAAAATGTATTAGTttcttacattcaaactttTCAAACGATCTCATGGTAAAATGACCAACAATATGTACAACTTTTTAGATCAGACCATTTCCCATTTGAATTTGTTTATGGTCAGGAAATTAATTTTAAAATCTAGTAAAACGAATGGGGAGAATATATTTTTGTGTGATTTAGTCACAAGTGACTGGCCTTTGGATATATTGACTCCTATATGGGAGGGTACACGTTGGGTATGCATATATGACGACCTAAGaaactcttttttttcttgaatacgCGTATCGTTATATTACGATGAAAAAGTTTACAACACAAATAACACGCAACAAGCATGCTAGATGGTCAACAGCTACACCGACCTAGCAAAAAAGTTTTATAGATCGATATTACATAAATGAGTTAACCAAAGACGTGACAAACTCTTTGTTCGTGATAGTATATGAAGCGGTTGGTATCATCGACCCTGCATGCAGAGGCTAATTATTCTTTCTGAAGAGATGGAGACGTGGGATGCCATATGGTTAACGCGTTGCTTCAATGGTCTACTATATATAGCAGTATAACAAATGAGAAATGGTTTGCACACATTCTTGGGCGCCAAGCCACCTGATTAGCATCTTCCACACAACTTCAAATTCCAGCTCCTGCATAAATAAATtggtatatacatatatatatatcacgcgTGCCAAGCAGCAGAGCACGCCAACGTAAGCAGCCTGTCTtacccttaggccttgtttagttcaccccgaaaaccaaaaagtttttaagattcctcatcacatcgaatcttgcggcacatgcattaagcattaaatgtagacgaaaataaaaactaattacacaatttgtctgtaaatcgtgagatgaatcttttgacactagttaatttatgattggacaatatttaccataaacaaacgaatatgctacagtagcgaaatccaaaatattttcacatctaaataaggccttagccTCTCCGTCCCACGCCTCCCCTGGATGAGGTTTGAAATCTCATCCGAAAGGGACAAGACAAATAAACAAAACTAAGATCAGCTCATAGTCTACCAAACAATAGTACATTATTAGCGCTGCTGGTCATGACCAATACATAACTTGTTGAATCAACAACACGATTGATCTCACTTCTGACTTTTACTTGATAACACGATTTTGTATGATTTCTCTGCACAGAGAAGAAGAAACTTCCTGCTGTCTTGATCACAAAATCAGAGTGAAATGTAACGGTGTGCAGCTGTCCTAACTTCTTCAGCATACACTGTCATGTCGCAGCCGCCGAgctcgccgccaccgccgccgccgccacagaGATCACCGCCGCGGACACTGGCCATTTCGTTGGTCGTGTCCCTGTTATTCATCTCCTCCGCCATTCTCTTGGTCACAGCAACGACAGCGTTCATGTTGTGCTACTGTCGCCGGAGAAGGGACCGTCGTGGTTCCGAATCTGAGCACAGGGTGACCGGCGCCACGGCCTCCGGCGGCATcgatgcggcggcggcggcgatccgTTCCCTCCCAGGAGTAGAGATGACCCTGCCGGCCTTCTCTTACGCTCCCCAGGACGTCGTCGAGCATGGTGGCGGCAGCGCACTCGAGTGCGCGGTGTGCCTCGGCGCGGTGAAGGAAGGGGAGATGGTGCGGCAGCTGCCGGCCTGCATGCACGTGTACCACGTTGGGTGCATCGACCGTTGGCTCGCCGCGCACCAGACGTGCCCGGTGTGCCGGTCGATCGCAGCTTGATTCGATCCTACTTGGTGGTGAGCTTTGATCCCCCTGACTATAGGGACCACCCACACAAACAATATGATCTGCTCTTGCCTGTTTGGCATCTGTTGTTTGGCACTGGTACACTCTTTCTTACTATGTAATAGGGAATTAGGGATGAATGCATGCAGAAAACATGGTGATCTATGATTTAAATCTTAAATAGTACTACAGATGATGATGATTTAAATCCTAAAAGAGTAATGAAATACGTTCGATTGCTTGGTTCACGCGCGATAACGCTGCCTCAGGCTGGGCATTTCGGTTCATGAAAATTTCAGTTTCTCATAACACAGCAGCCGATCAGTTTATCTCAGAAACCAAAGCCAACAGTGTTTTTCATTTTTGTCAGCCGATCAGTTTACCTCAGAAACCAAATCCGacagtatttttcttttttgtttataGCGAAAAAATCAAGCCTACCTCTACCCAGCTTCTTCCCATCGACTAGCAGCCTCAAGTTGCGCCCCCTGCGCCTCCTAGCCGTGCAGAGCCACCACCGACCCACCTCGTTGCTGTGCtatactgaggccttgtttagttctcaaaatattttgtaaaatttttcagattttccatcATATTAAattttgcggtacatgcatggagcactaaatatagataaatgaaataactaattacatagtttacttgtaatttgcgagacgaatcttttgagcctaattagtccatgatcggacaatatttgtcaaatacaaaagaaagtgctactatttctattttgcaaattttttggaactaaacaaggcctgaaacgATCTTGATTTTAAGGGAAAATTCACAAATACAAAATATAATGTGATAATCCACGAaagtaagtcatcacattaTCAAATAACAACTGatatcatagtcatacatcaTATAATCACAAGTTAACAAGGTATTACAATACTGGTAAACACACCTATTTACATCATTATTCTAGTGGAACCGCACACAGATCTTCATTAGAGTCGACGTAGCACGTCAACGATGAAGGCTCCTTCTTCACGGGCCATCATTAGAGTTAGTGTAGATTGTCAGCGAGCGTAGACTTCATCTtcaaccaaacttgagcgcataAATGAGACTATCTAATCCTTCTCATCTCCTTTAAAGTCGTACTCAGACTCATAACCCGTTATCTAAAttatcagtacgatttgtactagCCACCGTCTCCCATCATATGCTTTTGCataagctttgtggtaagtggaatgcatCGGTAGATCAAAAGACCTATATATGGTTGTAGTTTTTCCTATACAAGTTTAATGAGTATTTTATAATGAATGATCAAGTTTTAATCCATCTCACCCACGCATTcttccatcccatcacacacatctctccacactctcactctcaagGCCCCAAGGATGATTTTCGCttgtgccttgcctcaacggccaaagACAGAACCAACACCAAACCTAGGGTCGTAGAATGGACTCCTCTTAGTAGTCAATTGAAGCTGTACTTAAGAAAGGTCCATCACTGAAAAGAAGGCATATGTATTGATTGATCAACTAGAACCTGCAGAGGTTTGCACtacccacaagatcaccatcattggCAGTGCGCCCCGCCTAGGCTGATGTCAAGCTACCTTTCAACTAACACGATGCCACCATACCACTCAAAACTAGtgccataccggagtaccaccggcatgctgagactgtgagacgTAGTAACGGGCCTCCAAAGATCACTACACTACCTTAGGAGAGTGTGGGTTCGCATGCCCGTACCTTTCTACACTATCCGCTTACAACCTAGTAGCATTGGCACTGCCCTAGATGGTTGTACATCTATCTCCCTCCCATGAAAGCGAGTGAGGTCCAAGGCTTTCTAAGACCCGATCCACTGAAAATACCAGTCCTTAGGATGaccgaacaggacatcttcatAAAGGGCCAACCGATGCCCTACTCGATAGGACATATAGCGGCCAATGCGGAACAACACCCCCATCCCAGGGCTTCGCCCACAAAGATAATCCACCCCAAGATCTCTCCCTATCACGTGTACCCCTCATCGGTACCTCTCGTGACACACGCTAATGACACCATGTCTCTTATCCACACACAAACAATCCTCCAacatgcatcacatcacagatataatgcgtagtagaagtAGAGCAGTAAGTACTATGCAAGCATCTAGCTTAATAGCGGGTGTGCAGGGCAATAGGTTGCGACAAGGTAAAGGCTCACAATCAATtataccatgcaacctatctcccttcatttgcataaaagtaaagcactagcatctatattatagcatgtctaataggattctatgAGGTTGGGAGTGACATGGGACCTGTTGAATGTCCTTTCCAGGATCCTCAGTACACTTGTAGTCATTCTCCTCCAAATTCCTTCTTCCAGCTAGTTCCGATCTGGTCAACACTATCCTCGTTGCCACTACCTCACTAGAGGGACAAGCAAAAGAGCAATCAAAACTCTAAAATGGCAACCAAACATGGAGGAACAACTATGCCTAAAGAACACAGAAGGGAAAATGACTTAGCCTTCTTGACAAAAGTTCAATCCCTAGGCTAAAAGAAATAGGAGTGGTTGTTTACTAAGTACAAGTAGAAGTCTTAGCCTAGCTAGTACTTCTCGGGTTATTCATGTTGGGAGACTGACAACTTCAATAAAAAAGGCATATACCCTAACTCATCATAAGCAAAGACCATGGCTCGTGACCTTTCAATCTAAGCATCATGGAGATTGATGGGAACCAAAAAGACTGCAAGCATGAGAAGTTCTGATCTCTCTCAACCCGTATGCCATTATAATTGATGAGAGCCAAAAGATAGTGGAAtaggggagagaagagaaggaaagtggTTTACTTCTTCCAATCCACACGCCAAGGCAAGAGATGACGCATTAGAAGGAGGACACACAAGAGACACACGAGTGCTCaactacttgtagggtaccacgacctaggtgcactaaatgcactatGACATCCCTAGGGCTCTTAGCGGTGTGGTTGTTATCACGAGAACCAAGGAATGCTACAATTGAaataggtacaagcatacaagagctTAAGCACGAAAGAACCAAAATATAGGGAAAGACACGGGATTCACCTTCCTTTTATCCACTCACCAAAGCAATGACGGGAATGAAAGGAATGGAATCAAGAAGGCAATAAGCACCAAACAAGCAAAAGGGCTCACTCAACATCTTACTAGACCGACCAGCGTTGAGAACAAGGGACAAAAAGAATGGAATCAACACTCCTTTGACCAACTCATCATGGAACAGATGAAGGTTGGAAGAAAGGAGACACAATCCCATGATCTGAACTCACTCGTAGGGCACCATGACCATGCAACTAAATCGACACAAGGCTATTCCTAAGGCCAGTAGTGAAGCAGTTGTCACCGGTAGGCATGAAAGAATGCTAAAGTCAAGGTGGCATAATCATATGAGGTGGCTAGGATAAACAAGAAAGCAAAGGAGGTAAAAGCTCAATGGTCATGCGAGGCAAACTCACAGCCATGAGCTTCACCTAAACAAGTTGGCTTCTACTGGTGTCGCCAGTAGCAGAGGGCGGAGAGGCAAGGGAGGGAGGCGGCAATGGCTATGGAGAAAAAATAGGAAGAGGGAACAATGGGTATGGAGGAAAAAGGAGGAGGGAGCTGCAGTTGTGCCCTTTATAGCTGCATGGCACTTAGGGTTTAGGCATGGACAGTGAGATGCCTCGGTGTCCATACATAGGAAACGCATGGTGGCCATCGAGAATGGAGAGGCGTAGATGCCTAGGACGTGGGATGGGATGGTTGGTGGCGGTGCCTAGGAAGCAGGGGTATGTGGCTAGGGTTACCAGGTCATGGCATCTTGGGCCTTGCCTAGTTGGGCCTGTGGGGGCAGCTTGGGCCATAGCCTATGCTCTCGCGAGCGTGGGCCAACGAGAGGTAGAGGGAGGTGAGGTACGCTAGCGGGCCCAGGGTGGAGGCTGGGTGAGCTGGGCCATGGGAGAAGATGGGCCGCGTGATGAAAGGAGGGGTAGCTAGCCCAAgaagagaaggagaaggaggtggGTTGGTTGGGGGGGTTTGAGACCAAGGGAAAAGAAAGGGATTTCCATTTATAACTTAGGAATATGAGAGGGATAAGAAGGGATTGGGAATAATTTGAGGAGGGAAGGAAATGGATTTTCCTATTTATACTACaagaatttatgattgaaacaaAATGAATTTGTGGGAGTTGATGGATTGGAGGTGGTGGCTTACACACGCGGCTCAGCATGGGCCCATGCGCATAGGGTTCGAGTGGAGCTGAGGCACAACCTTATGCTAGGGAAAGGCGAGGGCTGACTTAACATAGGTTAAATGGGGGTAGTCTAGATGGGGGAGTTTGCTTCGAGAGTCCAATCATGCTCATGCTAGGCCATGGCGTCCTTGATCCACTTAGATTTGTGGTGGCCGCAAGAGTGCAAGGCTAGGTCTCACACAAGCAACAATGGGTGGCATAGGTGTTGTATGGATTTGTCGCCAGGGTGCTTGACAATGCGGTATGGAAATGCTTATGCCAGTGTCATCTGATGCGTGAATGCCATAGATGGACACAGCAATCACAAGGTGCGTGTGTGGTGTGTCTATGAACATCGTGCGGTTGACAAGGTCCATGTAGCAAAACCACAGCGTGAAGGTTGGACACATGAAGGGGTCATCGACCTTGGGCCAGTAGCAAGCAAGGGTTGGAAAAGGGGATGGTGGGCTGAATTTGGAaggagaaaaaggaaaatagtTTTCCTTTTATGACACTCGAGGATATTTGAATTAGAATTGAGGAGATTCTAGAGGAATTCAAAAATGGATTGAGGGGGAATTCAAAAGAGGTTAGGATGAGTTGCCATGGATTTGAGATGGATTTACAGGTGGAGATTTGTGCTGAGATCAAAGAGGGAGGTTTGAGAAGGGGATTTCAAAAGGACTTTGGGGGAAATTCAAATGGGATTTGAGTCCAAGGGGCGAAAAGAGGTGGTTTTCTATTTATGCTGAGATGATAAGAGAGGGATTAGGAAAGGATTTGAGAGGGAAAAGGAAAagggatttatttattttttatgacaTGGGAAATATTGGGAGGAAATCCAAAGGGAATGCAAGGGGGAACCAAAGGAGATGAAAGAGATTATGAAGGATTGGGAGGAAGTTGCTACATAATTGTGCACTCCAAACTAAAATCAAAACTAACACACAAGCACGAGCACTTGCCTACAATCAATTCTACATGTATGCAATGATTTATTAGTGGATTAGACTCGGGTTATACCTAAAACTACAGTTGTCGcaaaaaacctaaaaactatatgcttTGCATAATTGcagaaaaaatttaaaaagcTCATATTTTATTGGCTTGCACAAAAATCTTGGATGTTACACGCATTGCCACCTATCTACCTCCCAGCTACCCCTGCGCTGCAACCCCCATGTTGTACACACGCTGCCACCCCACACCTTGCTTTGCCCTTGGTGCTGGATCCGCCACCCCACCGTGGTCCCTGCTACCTACCCCCTTGGCTAGTTGCTAGGCTTTAGCTTGGGGCCTTAAGGGCATCCCAGCATGGGGGCGATCGAGTAGAAAGGGTGGACTGGGGCCTAGGGGTGGAGTGCTAGATGTGAGAGTGAGTGGGCCCATGGGGTTGGGGGTTGTGTTGTGGTGTTTTTACTTTTTGATCGGGTAGCGTCGTGGTGTTGGTGGGATAAATAATGGGCTAGACATGTTGAATGCGCTAGCAATGATGATTTTCTTTGATTGGATCGGTCTATGGTTTGGTTTGCTATCAAAACCAAACATGGAGCCAACAATTGAAATTCTCAGAATCAAAACAAAAGGTGAACCAAAAACCCAACAAAATCCCAATAGTTCAGTTTGCTTCATTGTTTGGGTTTCAGTGAAAATTGTCTAGCTTTAAAACTGCCAATGATCTAATTTGTTTGTGGAGGTTGTATGAGTCGATCTAGACTACCTTGAGCTGCTCCCAGCTGCCACCACGTGACAGTGGGTGAGGGCCTCAGGCACAAGTGTGCAAGCCAAGAATGCATCCTCCCTTGCTATAGTAGAAGCTCGAAGGGCACACCTTTGACATCGCTGACCATGGCAACACAATTAAAGTGCAGCTAAATCCTCACTCCCCCAGCCGGCTAGGGCTAGGGCCCATGACAACGTGACCTTAGGTGTAGCCTAGCTGATAGTGGACTTCCTTAGCCCATGCATCCCGTGCCTCCTAGTCTCCATGTATGACCACACATGGCACACCACCGTGACTCCGTCTGCCAGCCACACCACTGTTGTTGCCTCTATTCAGATCCTAAAATTTAGGATCCAATGATAGAAGGCAAGAGTGGAGTGGACATGGGGGACGGGGGCGGCAGCATCGGCCGAAGGAGGCACTCAAGATTCATATCAGTTTGCACATGCTTTGGGCCTCAACCTAAGGGTGCGGACTAGCCGAAGCATACAGACCTATGCATGGTGTGGGTGGGCGTGTGCTGTCGTGCCTGTCATGCCATCTTGCTCAAACTCATTCATCTACAGTGCACATGGCTAGGCCACCTATCACTGTGCTTTGATGTTGATGGGCTGTGCAATACCTCAACATCTCCACCTATGTCGTATCCATGGAGGTCTGAGCCTCTGCACTTGTGGGCCTAGGCAACCTCACCACCCTCGATAAACACAAGGGGCAGCAATGAAGCTGGTCAAGAGGGCGGTGGGTAGCGGTGAGGCAACAGTGGTGGCGGTGTGAAGGGAGTTGTGTCCTAGGTGCGGTGGTGGCCTAGGTTTCTAAAAATGTCATCCATGGCGGTGACAACCCTAGGGGCAGTGGCCTTGTGAAGATCTCACCAAGGAGGAGGCGAATCTTGACGCAGCAATAGCCCCTAGGGTGGTGAAGGCTAGGAGTTTGGGCGGAAGATGATATCCTAGCAGCAGTAATAGAAGACATCAGCATAGGTGAAGACCATGTTTCTAATGATGGCAGCTGCCCTATGGGCAGCACAAGCCTTGGAACCCACATAGCAGAAGCAAGTCCTATCGACTCGCGTCTGATCAACTAGTTCAGATTGAACGATGACGGATGAAGGTGGGCTAACCAGTGACGACACATGGTGTTCACTTTACTTGAGGCGGATGAAGATGGAACCACTGGAGGTTCGCAGTGATCGAGCACTAGGGGTAACAGTGACTTGACAACTTCCACTCACTGAATCTAGCCATTTCATGAGAGTATGTCGAGAAGTAGGGACATGCCAAGTTTATAGTTTTTCCACTTTTGATTGTGTGTTCTCCACTTAGTTGAGGTGTTAGACTGTGTATATCCTTCTGGATATAGAGTCTGAATTAATGAATCTATGATCTAAAAAAATGACAACTAATGGCCAACAATGAGCGAGGGGGGAGAAAACCTGGGGAGGAAAGGGTCTGGGCCCTCCACTGCCTTCATCACCTCCGCACGGCACCTACTGGCAAGGTTGGACAGTGGCAAGGAGGAGAGGGGAGGGATGGGACTTGTGACCACACTGTGCCACCCATGTCATCCCAGGGACAGGCCCAAGTAGTAAAAGGTTGTGCTCAGTTCTAGGATCATGTGTCATGTCTTCATCAGGAACCGTCTATAAAAAAGGATTTGTGTAATAGTGATATCACTAAGAAGGACACTGCTAGGCTTGAAGTTGTTGCATTGATCCTTGACTTGATCTTTTTTGACGTGAACAGGAGGGGTTTTCCCCTACTAGAATTTTATTAAAACAAAGGTAGAAATAAAGTTCCACAAGTACAACTCAGGAGACAAAGAAAGTAAGaaataaaatgagaaaaattaCACAAAGTTGTCTAGCCATAATTGTAATTGTGTACTAAAATCTTGCTTAGCTCTGAGCTTAACCTAGGCTAACTCTTGTTTGAAGATCAATTTTGCAACTTGGACAGAATGATGAAGATTCCTGAAGATAATATCATTTTGAGAAGACCAGATAGCCCAAAACATAGCAACAATGATCTCCATGAAGAAGGGTCTATTGAAGTGTGCCTTAAAAAGAAGAACTAAATCCAATATTTTCCTTTGGATTAGATGCGCCAGACCCAAAGAATTCCAGCAAGCCAGGGCAAAAGGGCATTCAAAGAAAAGATGATTCTTCGACATTCAGATGACATAAAACACAATCGTAACATTGTAACTGCATATTCTTCCTCTTCAAGTGGCCTTGTGTATTGATTCTGTCTTTCAAAACTAGCCACTTTCCTTTTTGGCAAGCAATTGGAATCCCATAACCAATTATAAATAGGAAGCATTGGAATAGATCCCAAGAGTTGGGAATAAGCTTGCCTAATGTAAAAGAAATTGATCCCCCAGCATAGCTCCAAACATCCCTTGCATTAGTACTTTGAAATTGATCTAGTTCAGAGATCATTAGTTGGTATTGATCATATGCTTCCAGTGACATAGCGATATGAAAAAATTCAGAGCTATCATGAGCATCTAGAAACTATCGGACAAAGATCTGATCGTCTTTGGAAAAAGAATAAAGATGAGGCCACTGAGTTCTGAGAGGATTACCATTCTAGGCATCCGTCCAAAATAAACAGGTGGATCCATCACCAATAGAGACAGAGGCCATATCTTTGAAGGAATCCAGCAATTTTAAGATGTCACACCACCAAAAAGATCCTCTTCTATTATTATCAGTAGCTGGGACTGAAGCAAGACCATATTGAACACTCCAAATCAACTGAACCCAAGGGATATCACTTTTGTTAAAAAAACCTGTGTAAATGCTTCAAAAGAAGACTCTCATTCTGAATGTACAGATCATGGACCCCTAAACCACCATTTTTTTGAATTACAAACAAGTTTCCAAGCTGCCTTAGGTGGTGGTTTAGAATGGATATCAGATCCTCTCTAAAGACAATGCTTTCTATACTTCTCTATTTGTTTGATCATAGTTTTTGACAGCAATCAAGTACACATTGTGTATGTGGGCAGAGCACTAATAACAAC is part of the Sorghum bicolor cultivar BTx623 chromosome 10, Sorghum_bicolor_NCBIv3, whole genome shotgun sequence genome and harbors:
- the LOC8072665 gene encoding RING-H2 finger protein ATL39, with amino-acid sequence MLCYCRRRRDRRGSESEHRVTGATASGGIDAAAAAIRSLPGVEMTLPAFSYAPQDVVEHGGGSALECAVCLGAVKEGEMVRQLPACMHVYHVGCIDRWLAAHQTCPVCRSIAA